The following are encoded in a window of Poecile atricapillus isolate bPoeAtr1 chromosome 3, bPoeAtr1.hap1, whole genome shotgun sequence genomic DNA:
- the LOC131577152 gene encoding phosphofurin acidic cluster sorting protein 1-like, with product MAAMAAAAGGALGSGPGPAAGPPAAAGGAVATAAAMAVGSPVPVPVPMNLFATWEIDRSAPSCVPRLCSLRLKKLTVLKELDKELSSVLIAVKIQGSKRVLRSNEYILPPGGLMETELELTFSLQYPHFLKRDGNKLQIMLQRRKRYKNRTILGYKTLAVGIINMAEVMQHPTDGGQLLGLHSNMKDVNIRVAEISIYSLSSQPIDHEDGNVPSGPKIKASDRSPDIDNDSEDDDDSFSSEQEASDDAVQGQDLFDEEDELRKTKKARRKMSRTTSMARQPNFKQKFVALLKRFKVTEEVLDSDPVDQTQEVEEDLGLLYDSLEECNNSDSGPEMEDNESVHSTPKPTLRRFFEGVSHSGSQTEIGSLHSQKGQDQESGSPGEADNRKPGAQRTQEEPGAEVPAAELAAEEPCSRLAPTEAAMRESSMDRLAQLGAGTKAELPSAVSPSKAESKQLWRPRSTSVKDRQSSKGQGGRASSLDSESSPDSWHSTQVPRKSVYDQLNQILVSDEQLPESIVLVNVAEWQGQYVSEQLQAHKQLVVSTCSVADIQAAFNTTVSRIQRYCNCNSHMPPPVKVVVAGDQSYLSVVLRFFVEQLASKTPDWLNYLRFLLVPLGSHPLAKYLASVDNKYSTLFLDSAWRELFSRAEPPTADTVDIAGRVAQFIAGASLSHQLPISEAMLTYKQKSPDEDSCQKFVPFVGVVKVGLVEQSFSASVDSDDATVCTPSLLSSAPASSAAVPYGKETVSTPPPSPSVSSGLSGAGSLSPGVEVMGLQVDYWTTQGLDRKKEGEKRETGIKNTLKSNFRSLQVSRIPSTGELVPPSTMAMTVVTKEKNKKVMFLSKKPKEKDLEPKSQVIEGITRLICTAKHQNTMLRVSIDGVEWNDVKFFQLAAQWPTHVKYLPVGIFGYSKSV from the exons GCTCTGCAGTCTGCGCCTGAAGAAACTCACGGTGCTGAAAGAGCTGGACAAagagctgagctctgtgctTATCGCTGTGAAGATTCAG GGTTCAAAGCGAGTCCTGAGGTCAAATGAATACATCCTCCCACCTGGGGGCCTGATGGAGACTGAGCTGGAGCTGACCTTCTCACTGCAG TACCCACATTTCCTCAAGAGAGATGGCAACAAACTACAGATCATGCTGCAGCGGAGGAAGAGATACAAGAACCGCACCATCCTGGGCTACAAGACCCTGGCAGTGGGGATCATTAACATGGCTGAG GTAATGCAGCACCCGACAGATGGTGGTCAACTCCTGGGCCTCCACAGCAACATGAAGGATGTGAACATTCGAGTGGCTGAAATCAGCATCTACTCTCTGTCCAGTCAGCCCATCGACCATGAGGACGGGAATGTCCCCTCAGGTCCTAAAATCAAAGCATCAG ATCGCTCCCCAGACATTGATAATGACTCTGAAGATGATGATGACAGCTTCTCCTCAGAGCAGGAAGCCAGTGATGATGCTGTGCAGGGTCAG GATCTATTTGATGAAGAGGATGAGTTGAGGAAAACCAAGAAGGCCAGGAGGAAAATGAGCCGAACCACATCAATGGCCAGA CAACCAAACTTCAAGCAGAAATTTGTGGCTTTGCTGAAGAGGTTCAAAGTGACAGAAGAG GTCCTGGACTCTGACCCTGTAGACCAGACCCAGGAGGTGGAAGAAGACCTGGGCTTGCTCTATGACAGCCTGGAAGAGTGCAACAACAGTGACAGCGGCCCAGAGATGGAGGACAATGAGAGTGTGCACAGCACACCCAAGCCCACCCTGAG GCGTTTCTTTGAGGGAGTCTCTCATTCTGGTTCCCAGACTGAGATCGGCAGTTTGCACAGCCAGAAAGGGCAGGATCAAGAGTCGGGCAGCCCT ggcGAGGCAGACAATCGGAAGCCAGGAGCACAGCGAACACAGgaagagccaggagcagaggTCCCTGCAGCG gagctggcagcagaggagccGTGTTCCCGGCTGGCCCCCACAGAAGCTGCCATGAGGGAGAGCAGCATGGACAGACTGGCCCAGCTGGGTGCTGGGACCAAAGCCGAGCTCCCCAGTGCCGTATCCCCCAG CAAGGCAGAGAGCAAGCAGTTGTGGCGTCCCCGCAGCACCTCCGTGAAGGACCGGCAGAGCTCAAAGGGACAGGGTGGCCGTGCCAGCAGCCTGGACAGTGAGAGCTCTCCAGACTCATGGCATAGCACCCAG GTGCCTCGAAAGTCTGTTTACGATCAGCTGAACCAGATCCTGGTCTCAGATGAGCAGCTCCCTGAGAGCATTGTGCTGGTGAATGTTGCTGAGTGGCAGGGGCAG TACGTCAGCGAGCAGCTCCAGGCGCACAAGCAGTTGGTTGTATCCACCTGCTCCGTGGCAGACATCCAGGCAGCCTTCAACACCACTGTCTCCCGCATCCAGCGATA CTGTAACTGTAACTCCCATATGCCTCCCCCGGTGAAGGTGGTGGTGGCAGGGGACCAGAGCTACCTGAGTGTTGTCCTCCGTTTCTTTGTGGAGCAACTGGCCAGCAAGACACCCGACTGGCTCAACTACCTTCGCTTCCTGCTTGTACCACTGG GCTCTCACCCTCTGGCCAAGTACCTAGCCTCAGTGGATAACAAATACAGCACTCTCTTCCTGGACTCAGCATGGCGGGAGCTgttcagcagggctgagccacCCACCGCAG ACACTGTGGACATAGCAGGCCGTGTTGCCCAGTTCATCGCTGGAGCCAGCCTCTCTCACCAGCTCCCCATCTCAGAGGCCATGCTGACTTACAAGCAGAAGAG cccCGATGAGGACTCCTGCCAGAAGTTTGTCCCCTTTGTGGGG GTGGTGAAGGTGGGCCTGGTGGAGCAGTCTTTCAGTGCCTCCG TGGACTCAGATGATGCCACAGTCTGCACTCCCTCCCTGCTGAGCTCAGCACCAGCCTCCAGTGCAGCTGTTCCCTATGGCAAGGAGACTGTGAGCACCCCGCCACCCTCTCCGTCCGTCAGCAGCGGCCTCTCGGGTGCTGG GTCTCTGAGCCCTGGTGTGGAGGTGATGGGCCTGCAGGTGGACTACTGGACAACACAAGGGCTGGacaggaaaaaggagggtgaGAAGCGGGAGACGGGTATCAAGAACACACTCAAGAGCAACTTCCGCTCACTCCAGGTCAGCCGCATCCCCAGCACGGGGGAGCTGGTGCCCCCCAGCACCATGGCCATGACCGTGGTCACcaaggagaaaaacaagaaag TGATGTTCCTGAGCaagaaaccaaaagaaaaagactTGGAACCCAAAAGCCAAGTCATTGAAGGGATCACACGCCTCATCTGCACAGCCAAGCACCAGAACACAATGTTGCGAG TCTCCATAGATGGGGTGGAGTGGAACGATGTGAAGTTTTTCCAGCTGGCAGCGCAGTGGCCAACACACGTCAAGTATCTTCCTGTGGGCATCTTCGGCTACTCAAAGAGTGTGTGA